From the Oryza glaberrima chromosome 5, OglaRS2, whole genome shotgun sequence genome, one window contains:
- the LOC127773734 gene encoding uncharacterized protein LOC127773734: protein MESSSRSPCICKLLLMLMLHVVLLAPPLLQARPLALGHGHRLQESPPVIMLPTDGEAAAAASPGLDVPGQLGRSGGAPPPPRSNRPVTPLAGVDGGVSGGRAPTNTPPSPQPGGSTKPLSDDDGKPLVWLAPPPPQGNKPPTTSPRLRTGTDPPLRLPAPADDAAGLLHLIRVAVEYVIGELEA, encoded by the coding sequence ATGGAGAGTTCGTCTCGATCTCCTTGCATTTGcaagctgctgctgatgctgatgcttcACGTCGTCCTGCTCGCTCCTCCGCTGCTCCAAGCTCGCCCGCTCGCGCTCGGACATGGGCATCGTCTGCAGGAGTCGCCGCCGGTTATAATGCTGCCGAccgacggcgaggccgcggccgccgcctcgccgggaCTGGATGTGCCGGGACAGCTGGGACGATCCggtggggcgccgccgccgcctcggtcgAATCGGCCGGTGACGCCGCTGGccggggtcgacggcggcgtgtcGGGGGGAAGGGCGCCGACCAATACTCCGCCGTCGCCTCAGCCGGGTGGGTCGACGAAGCCGctctccgacgacgacgggaaGCCGCTGGTGTggctcgctccgccgccgccgcagggaaACAAGCCGCCTACCACGTCTCCACGTCTCCGAACAGGCACGGATCCCCCGCTCcggctgccggcgccggcggatgATGCCGCCGGTTTGCTCCACCTGATCCGCGTCGCCGTCGAATACGTGATCGGCGAACTCGAAGCCTGA